CGGCCAGCGGCGCCGCCATCCGCACCATCGAGCATGGCGGGCCGGTGACGGCCGTGGTTGCCAGTTCCGACGGATCCCTGTTGGCGTCCGCCGGCGCCGACAACGCGGTCAAGCTTTGGAAAGCGGCCGACGGCGCCGCGGCCGGCGCGATCGCCGCTCATCCGGCCGCCATCCACGCCCTCAGCTTCACCAGCGACAACCAGAAGCTGGCCACCGCCGCGGCCGACGGCGTGCTGCGGGTCTGGGACGCCGCCGGCCAACTCTGGCAATCGTTTTCGACGCCGAACGTGGCCGCCACCGCGGTCGCTTTCGCCCCAGACAAGAAGACGCTGGTCGCCGGCGGCGCCGACAATCGCGTCCGCGTGTATCAGCTCGCCGCCGTGCAGGCGATCGCGGCACATCCCGCGGGCGTAACGACACTGGCCTGGCATCCCAACGGCAGCCAGGTGCTCACCGGCGGCGCCGATAAGATCGGGCGGCTCTGGAATCTTGCCGACGGAAAGCCGCTGCGCGATCTCGCCGGACAAACGGAGGCAGTGACCGCGGTCGGGCTGGCCCGCGACGGCAGCCGGGCCGCGGCCGCCAGTGCCGACGGCGCGGTGCGCGTGTGGAATCTCAATGCACCACCGGGCAGCCAAGAAGCCGGGCCGCTCGTCTTCGCCCACGCCAAACCGGTGCGATCGCTGGCCCTCAGCGCCGACAACCTGAAGCTGGCCACCGCCTGCGACGACGGTCTCGTGCGGCTGTGGGACATCGCCAGCGGCCTGCTGCTCGAACAGTTTGCCGGGCACAAAGGGGCCGTCACCTCGCTGGGCTATGCCGCCGATAACAAGACCCTCGTCTCGTGCTCGAGCGACAAGAGCGTGCGAGTGTGGAGCGTGGCGGCGACGCGGGTGGTGGCGGCACATGTGGGGGCGATCCGTGCGCTGGCGGTTTCGCCCGACGGCTCCGCCCTGACCGCCGGCGACGACAAAATGGTGCGGCTGTGGGACGGCAACGGCAACAAATCGCGCGAGTTCGCCGGCAGCCAAGGACCGCTGTTGACGGTGACGGTACGGCCCGACTCCGGGCAACTGGCGGCCGGCGGCGCCGATCAGAAAGTGTATGTCTGGAACTACGGCGACGCCAAGCTGGTGCGGACCATCGACACGCCCGCCGCCGTGCAGACGGCCGCTTACAGCGCCGACAACCAGCTTCTGGCGTGCGGAGGGGCCGACAATCACCTGCGCGTGTTCGGCACGATGGACGGCAAGCTGGTCGAGGAATTCGTCGGCGTGGCGCCCGTCACGTCGGTCGCCTGGACGCCCGACGGCAAGATGCTGGCCGGCGCCGGCGGCAACAACTCGCTGAAGCTTTGGAAGCATGCCGCCGTCGGCCCGGTGAAGAGTTTCAACGGACACGGCGCCCAGGTTTATGCGGTGGCCATCAGTCCCGACGGGCAATCGATCGCCTCGGCCAGCGCCGACCAGACCATCCGCATCTGGAACATCGCCGCCGGCAACCAGGTGCGGCAGCTCACCGGCCACCAAGGCTCGGTCTATACGCTGGCCTACAACCACGAGGGCAATCTGTTGGTTTCCGGCGGCGCCGACATGACGGTCCGGCTCTGGGATGCGCTGGGCGGCCGCGAGCTCAATCGCCTGACCGGAACCGACGCCCCGATCTACAGCGTGGCTTTTAGCCCTGACGGACGGACCGTCGCCGCGGCCGGACTGGATAAAGTGGTCCACCTTTGGGATGTCGGCACGGGGGCAGTGAAGCTGACCCTCTCCGGGCATGCCGACCATATTTACCATCTGGCTTTCAATCCGGCCGGAACGCGGCTGCTGTCGTCGGGCTACGCCGGCAACGTCTTCGTGTGGGACCTGGCCGGCGGCAAGCAACTCTTCGCGCACAAGATGCCGGGCGTGGCGTATTTCGCTTCGTACTCGCCCGATGGTTCACGGATCGTGGTGGGCAGCGCCGATGGCAACGCGTATTTGATCGACGTGCCCGAAGCCGCCCGCTGACGGCACACGATGTGCTTCCCTCAGCGACCCAGTCCAATTCATGCCTCATTATGCTTACCCATTTCGTGCAGTTCATCCGGCGTGTCGGAAACCTGGCCGAAGCGGCAATCTAAGCGGAAATCGGGCGGGTTGGGATTGTAAAAACTGCCAACGGTGACAATGATGTCGCCCGCGGTTCGATCGGCAACAGGGAAGTTGCCCGACAAACCCAGGGAGGGAGTTATGGTCTCATTGCAGGCGGCGGTGCTGGCTCTTGCGCTTTCCAGCAGCGGCGACGTAGTCTTGCTCGATTTCTACGCCGATTGGTGCGGCCCTTGTCGCCAAATGGAGCCGGTGGTCCACCAGCTTCAGTCCGCGGGCTATCCGGTGCGAAAAGTGAACCTCGACCAGCAGCGGGAGCTGGCCTCGAAGTTTGGCGTGACCGCGATTCCGTGTTTCGTTCTCTTGGTCGATGGCCAGGAGGTGAAGCGCCTAGTGGGGCCGCGGCCGCATCGCGATCTGGAAGCGATGTTGTTGGCGGCCGGTGCCCGCGGCCGGACCACGGCCGTGACGCGCGGCCAATCGCCCGACGATCAAGCCGCGACGTCGTTTCCCAGCATTCCATCCGATTCGTTAGGCAGTCCGCCGCCGCAGGATTTGCCGCACGGAGGCCAGGTGGCCCCGCTCACCGCCGACGCCGTTGCACCCGCGTCGCCGGAGCCGCCAGTCGAGACCGATGCCATCGTGCGGAGGCTGCTGGCCGCCAGCGTCAGAGTGAAAATCGACGACGGCGGCAGCCACTCGGTCGGTTCGGGCACGATCATCGATGCCCGCGACGGTGAGGCGCTCGTCTTGACCTGCGGACACATCTTCCGCGACTCGCAAGGCAAAGGTCCGGTGACGATTGACCTGTTCGGCCCCCAGGCGCCGCAGAACGTTCCCGGCCACGTGTTGAGCTACGACCTGCAGAGCGACGTGGGGCTGATCAGCTTTCGCCCCGGCGTGGCGGTGGCGGCCGCGCGCGTGGCGCCCGCCAGCCGCGTGAGGCAGGCCAGCGCGGTC
Above is a genomic segment from Pirellulales bacterium containing:
- a CDS encoding WD40 repeat domain-containing protein, which encodes MHMNRFALLFATATELFGFAPLAMAQQAAPAPKPGVFAGHSHAVSAVEFAPNGKLLATGSFDFTLKLFDVATSRELRTLTGHTHQVLTLNISRDGAMLASGSRDNTVRLWDMIVPDPVAVLAGHAGEVQSVALNGDGSLIASGSLDRTVKLWQRADGKLVRSLDGHAAEIDRVALRKDNQQLASGDRSGSVRLWNLADGAAQGELNSPGGPITGLAFHPNNQTLLTASGDGTLRYWQLPAAPRPAAELPAEINSLAASADGKLFVTGSADGLARIHDAAAKPVRNLDGAMAPITAVALSADLATAAAGTNAGVVKLWNTADGADKLFVTGSPSPIHAIAFQPQNQQLASAGGDGMLRVWQLPLVAPRLLEGHAQPVRSVAVSPNGQLTATASADNSVRVWNLGNAQTAATLTGHTAAVQAVAWSADGARLVTGSADKTVRLWNAADGKQLAQLDGHAAEVRSVAFRPDGAQVLSGAADGAVTQWNTADNKEVRALAGPAGPIVGVAFLAGGAQLAAAAADGKMFVFDAASGAAIRTIEHGGPVTAVVASSDGSLLASAGADNAVKLWKAADGAAAGAIAAHPAAIHALSFTSDNQKLATAAADGVLRVWDAAGQLWQSFSTPNVAATAVAFAPDKKTLVAGGADNRVRVYQLAAVQAIAAHPAGVTTLAWHPNGSQVLTGGADKIGRLWNLADGKPLRDLAGQTEAVTAVGLARDGSRAAAASADGAVRVWNLNAPPGSQEAGPLVFAHAKPVRSLALSADNLKLATACDDGLVRLWDIASGLLLEQFAGHKGAVTSLGYAADNKTLVSCSSDKSVRVWSVAATRVVAAHVGAIRALAVSPDGSALTAGDDKMVRLWDGNGNKSREFAGSQGPLLTVTVRPDSGQLAAGGADQKVYVWNYGDAKLVRTIDTPAAVQTAAYSADNQLLACGGADNHLRVFGTMDGKLVEEFVGVAPVTSVAWTPDGKMLAGAGGNNSLKLWKHAAVGPVKSFNGHGAQVYAVAISPDGQSIASASADQTIRIWNIAAGNQVRQLTGHQGSVYTLAYNHEGNLLVSGGADMTVRLWDALGGRELNRLTGTDAPIYSVAFSPDGRTVAAAGLDKVVHLWDVGTGAVKLTLSGHADHIYHLAFNPAGTRLLSSGYAGNVFVWDLAGGKQLFAHKMPGVAYFASYSPDGSRIVVGSADGNAYLIDVPEAAR
- a CDS encoding thioredoxin domain-containing protein codes for the protein MVSLQAAVLALALSSSGDVVLLDFYADWCGPCRQMEPVVHQLQSAGYPVRKVNLDQQRELASKFGVTAIPCFVLLVDGQEVKRLVGPRPHRDLEAMLLAAGARGRTTAVTRGQSPDDQAATSFPSIPSDSLGSPPPQDLPHGGQVAPLTADAVAPASPEPPVETDAIVRRLLAASVRVKIDDGGSHSVGSGTIIDARDGEALVLTCGHIFRDSQGKGPVTIDLFGPQAPQNVPGHVLSYDLQSDVGLISFRPGVAVAAARVAPASRVRQASAVVNIGCNHGENPTARVSRVTAINKFLGPPTFSVAGQPDQGRSGGGLFTADGLLIGVCNAADPADNEGLYAAVDPIHKELERKGLKEMCLEPADPASGNVLSAVAVEPPSMPSRMPSPGADRSDSGLLATSEADVPRGMTPQEAATLAEIGRRSEGAEVICIVRSLSDPRAKSEIIVLDRASGEFIKQLASERRVQAARHLTSAKLRQPLLKIPGAPATALGTRPGSPLRQSAVARRGSETN